The Chloroflexota bacterium DNA segment ACGCGCAGGTTGCCGCCCTCCAGGCACACCATGCCGCCGTAGCGCAGCTCTTCGTCGTCCCCGTAGGAGTCAGACGTGAGGAAGCGCACCGCGCCGTGCCCAAGGTCTCGCGTGTAGTCGATGTCGAAGGGGATGGCCGGCGCGCACCGCAGCTCATAGCCAAGCACCACGTCGACGGCCGGCAGCGACAGTCCGCGCTCCTTGAAGCGGCGCTGCATCGCCCGCCGCAGCACCAGGCCCAGCGGCACGTCGCCGAGCCGGATGTGCCCGTAGGGGTCGCGCTCCGCAGTCTCACCTACAAGAGCCTCCAGCTCTTCACTGGTGAGCTTCTCCATGATGCCCTCGGCGACGACGGCCAGGCCGTCCTGCCGGCCCATGACCCGCCGTTTGTGGATAGCCCCCTCCAGGACGCGGCAGACGTCGTCCATGGTGATGTGCTCCGAGGGAAACTCCTCCGGCACGATGGTCACCGTCGCGCCCGCCGATTTGCCGATGCCCAGCGCAAGGTGGCCGGCCTTGCGCCCCATCGCGATGACGAAGAACCACCGGTTGGTGGTCCGCGAGTCCTCCATGAGGTTCATCACGATCCCGGTGCCCACGTGCCGCGCAGTCTCGTATCCGAAGGTGGGGAGGTCTGCGGGAAGCGGCAGGTCGTTGTCGATGGTCTTGGGGACGTGGATCGCGCGTATCGCCCCGCCGGTCGCCCGCGCGACGGCGTACGCCCCGAATGCCGTGTCGTCGCCGCCGATGGTGACGAGCGCGCCGATGCCCTGCGTTTGCAGGTTCGCAAAGCAGCGGGCGGTCCCGCCCTCGACCGCTGACGGGTTGGCGCGCGAAGTGCGCAGGATGGAGCCGCCCTGGTTGTGGATGCGCGAGACATCGGAGATATAGAGGTCGCGGAACCGCTCGGGGCCGCCGTCCATGAGCCCGGCGTAGCCGTCAATGATGCCGACCACCTCGTAGCCCCGGTTGATGGCCTCGATGGTGGCCGCGCTGATGACGCTGTTGATGCCCGGCGCAGGCCCGCCGCCCACGAGTATGCCTATCCGTCCCCTTGAAGTGCTCATATCCATCGCCTCCGCTTCACCCATGAACTGACCCGACTTTGGCCCGGCAATCCGGTCCATTGCAGGCAATCGCGCGCCCTCAACGAGACGGTTGCCCGATTTCCTTCATCTTTACAGGTTTGAGGCCTCGGCCGAGTGTCAGCGCAACGTGCCGGCGGCATTGCGCAGGGCGTCCATGCAACGCTCGCGGCCGAGCGCGACCATCGTCGCGAAGAGCGGCGGCGACACGGCACGCCCCGTCACCGCGGCG contains these protein-coding regions:
- the pfp gene encoding diphosphate--fructose-6-phosphate 1-phosphotransferase — encoded protein: MSTSRGRIGILVGGGPAPGINSVISAATIEAINRGYEVVGIIDGYAGLMDGGPERFRDLYISDVSRIHNQGGSILRTSRANPSAVEGGTARCFANLQTQGIGALVTIGGDDTAFGAYAVARATGGAIRAIHVPKTIDNDLPLPADLPTFGYETARHVGTGIVMNLMEDSRTTNRWFFVIAMGRKAGHLALGIGKSAGATVTIVPEEFPSEHITMDDVCRVLEGAIHKRRVMGRQDGLAVVAEGIMEKLTSEELEALVGETAERDPYGHIRLGDVPLGLVLRRAMQRRFKERGLSLPAVDVVLGYELRCAPAIPFDIDYTRDLGHGAVRFLTSDSYGDDEELRYGGMVCLEGGNLRVIPFEQMRDPETGRTKVRVVDMQSEHYRVARQYMIRLNRRDLEDTAMLGKLAEAANMTPEAFAEEFASAAIGPEELAGVDA